From a region of the Sesamum indicum cultivar Zhongzhi No. 13 linkage group LG3, S_indicum_v1.0, whole genome shotgun sequence genome:
- the LOC105159101 gene encoding A-kinase anchor protein 17B (The sequence of the model RefSeq protein was modified relative to this genomic sequence to represent the inferred CDS: added 54 bases not found in genome assembly), translated as MCHRETLKSLRPTEPFDLESGLSLTPRVKLNLTIDRADKTVCPVDEWKLKRSLIDYLKTSHSISVVEEDIKIFKYRDLKKRKREDPVARGSLVVLDLGFLSKKLALSGEDGVEKEFLGWRKGIVAEMDGMELNLEGVKFKLSVAVPKGDDFEGMRKEWEEIAAFGRRGYPRSERQQPDTIILRGVPSRWFAEPRVSSKPSMLVTHTIFSAFGKIRNLDVGEDNDIGQDEDEDSGDLVSGLHCKIVVQFESHKDFYNALKVLCGRSLIKQGSRMRSDYEVTWDRDGYFRNGLNRAEQSKRWMPTTGVASHRSEASGRQSQVSRYSPDDARRKRFKD; from the exons ATGTGCCACCGCGAAACACTCAAAAGTCTCCGGCCAACCGAACCATTTGACCTCGAATCCGGCCTATCCCTCACGCCCCGCGTCAAACTCAACCTGACAATTGACCGCGCAGACAAAACCGTGTGCCCAGTCGACGAGTGGAAGCTAAAGCGCTCGTTGATCGACTATCTCAAAACCTCACATTCAATCTCTGTTGTGGAAGAGGATAtcaagatttttaaatatagagaCCTGAAAAAGCGGAAGCGTGAAGATCCTGTGGCGCGCGGGAGCTTAGTGGTGCTGGATTTAGGGTTTCTATCGAAGAAATTGGCATTGAGCGGAGAGGATGGAGTGGAGAAAGAGTTTCTGGGGTGGAGGAAGGGGATTGTTGCTGAGATGGATGGAATGGAGTTGAATTTGGAGGGCGTGAAGTTTAAGTTGAGCGTTGCGGTCCCGAAAGGGGATG GATATCCAAGGAGTGAGAGGCAGCAGCCTGATACAATTATATTGAGAGGTGTGCCATCAAGATGGTTTGCTGAGCCTCGGGTTTCATCAAAACCTTCAATGCTAGTAACTCATACAATTTTCTCGGCATTTGGAAAGATAAG GAATCTTGATGTTGGTGAGGACAATGACATAGGGCAGGATGAGGATGAAGATAGTGGGGACCTTGTTTCTGGTCTCCATTGTAAGATTGTGGTTCAGTTTGAAAGTCACAAGGACTTCTATAATGCCTTGAAGGTTTTATGTGGCCGCTCCTTAATTAAG CAAGGGTCACGCATGAGGTCTGATTATGAAGTGACCTGGGATCGGGATGGATACTTTCGAAATGGTCTAAACCGAGCAGAACAAAGTAAGAGATGGATGCCGACAACTGGAGTGGCTAGCCATAGAAGTGAAGCTTCTGGACGCCAGTCACAAGTCTCTCGCTATAGCCCTGATGATGCACGAAGAAAGCGGTTCAAG GATTGA